GTCGAACGCCACATCCGGATCGGGATCGGGATGGCTTGCGGACAGCGCGCGGGCGTTGCCGAGATGCTTGCGGGCCCTCTGGACGGACGACATCGTCGCATAGGCCGCCTCCAGCACGCGGTCATGGGCAATGGCGAAGTCGGCGCCTGCGCGCGCGAGGAGGCCCGCCGCCACCAGCGCATTGGCTGCGCGAACGGTTTCCGCGACGCTGGCCCCGGAGAGCTGCGCCGCGAACAGCACCGAGCAGCGCCCGCCGAGGCTCGCGCACCGCTGCAGAAAGCTGCGTTGCGGCGCGGGCAGGGCGTTGACGCGCTCGGGCATCAGTTCCGCAATCTCGCGCGGATGGCCGCGATGAGGGTCGTTCCAGATCCATTGCTGCCGGTCGGCGTCGAACTGGAGCACATGCTCGTCCTGCAACCTGCGCAGGAGTTGGCCGACATAGAAGGGATTGCCGCGCGTCTCGCTATGAACCCGCAGCGAGAGCGGCCGTACATCCTCCGGTTTGCTCTTCAGGATGAAGGCGACCAGTTCCGTCGTGTCGCGCTCCAGGAGCGGCTCAAGATTGAGCTCCTGCGCGAAGGCCGGCGAGCTTCTGGCGGTCTCCAGCAACTCTCTTACCGTCTTGCGGTTCTCGGCCTCGGTGCGGAAGCTGCCGATGAGAAAGACGTGCGCCGGGGTATCGCTGCACATCTGCCGGACGACATTGAGGCTCGCGTGATCGAACCATTGCAGGTCGTCGAGAAACAGCACGAGAGGTGACGCTTCCGAGGCGAGCGCGGCGAAGGTCTCCGCGATGATCCGGGCGGCGCGCGTCTGTGCGAGGTGGGCCGGCACATCGGCCAGGGCCTGTGGTTCGGAGGGAAGGATGGCGAGGTCCGGGACCAGCTCCGCCAGCGCCCGCCCGCTTCCCGTGACGGCGGACAGGCGCCGGCGCGCATCCTCCAGCGCGCGTTCGTCACCGCCCATCAATTGGGCCAGCGCGGTGCGCAGCGCCTGCGCGATGGGGGCGAACGGCGTGCCCTGGCGAATCTGCACGCCCTTGCCGGAGGCGCGGAGCACACTCGTGTCGTCGAGGGTGGTCAGAAGGGCCTGCACAAGCGTCGATTTGCCGGCGCCCGGTTCTCCTGACACCAGCACGATCCTCTGGTGGGATGCGGTCCGGAAGGCCGCATAGAGATCGGTGAGCGTCCTCAGTTCACGCCGCCGGCCGACGAGATGCTCGGACGCCTTTGGCGGCTCTGCGAATTCGCCGCGCGCGAGCACGAAATCCTCGGCGTGCCCCGTTGCAGCGATGGTCTTTGCAACACGCTGGAAATCCGCATGGAGTGCCCGCGCCGTCTGGTAGCGCTGCTTGGGATCCTTGCTGATGAGCTTGAGCAGGATCCGGTCGATGATGGCCGGGATGTCCGGCCGTGCCAGACGGGCGGACGGGGCCTCCATGGCGACATGGGCGTGGAGCCAGCCCGGCAGACTGGCGGCGGTGATGGGAAGTGTACCGACGAGATATTCGTAGAGCACGACCCCCAGCGCATAGAGATCGGTCCGGGCATCCACGGGGGAGGGGTCGGTCCGGATCAGCTCCGGCGCCGCATAGGCCATCTCCGGGCCTGAGGTGCGCAGATCGGTAGCCGCGCCCGCCTCGGCCGCCGAGAGCCACGCAAATCCCGTCAGACGCACCTTGCCATCGGGCGCCACAAGCAGACGGGCGGGCGAGAGGCCGCCATGGATCACACCCGCTTCATGCACCTGCATCAAGGTTGAGGTCGCGGCGAGGGCGAGGTCTAGGAAGGCGGGGACGTCGGCTGTTCCCGTTGGCCGTTCGGCGAGGGGCTCTGCCCTACGGGGCGCATAAGCGAGCGCGAGGCGCTCCTGCTCTCCAATGAAGGCCGGCACTTCCGCCAGTTCCTCGCCCAGCGTGAGGGAGAGGGTGGCATCCACCTGGAGCTGATAGGCCTGCGGCGTGTTCCAGTCCGCCAGCAGGATGCGCCAGTCCCGCCCGGCGGCGTCCGTAACGTGAACATGGTCGATGCCTGCCTCCGACGTGCGGGAGGTGACAGTCAGCTCGGACCACCAGTCCGTGGCCTTCTTCTCAAGTCGGCTCGCCAGCTCGTTGCTCAGGAAATAGGATGCCTGGGGTGCCGGCACGATGCCCTGGAGCGAGACGCCAGGCACATGACTTCGCGAGTTCATGGTCGCCACTCACTGAGCTTCGTGTGTCCTGCGTGCCGCAATGGCGCGCAAGGGTCTGCCGATGATTTGGGGGGAGTGTGCCCCGTACCGCCGGGCGGCGTCTTTGCCCGGACTGGCATTGTCTTTGCCTGAATTGACATCCTTGCCCGGCGAAGTCTCAGGCCCCACAATGAATGGCCAGGCGAGCTGGTGCCCTGCAGATCGAGGAGTCGAACATGGCGGGTGTGCACGAGTTTGGCCGCATCAAATTCCCGAGGGGCGAGGTGCTGGCGAGTTCCGCGCGGCGGAACTGGACGGGCATGGCCGCCGAGATCCGAAACCATCCGGCCGGGGAGATTCCGCCTCCTGTTCCGCAGCAGATGGAGGTCACGCTCGCCTTGCGCGGATCGGATGCCGGGCGCGTGGAGCGCCGGGGAAACGGTGAATTCCAGGATACAGCGGCCCGCGCGGGGACGCTCTGGCTGTGCCCGATCGGCGTGGTCGAGGATTCGATCCGCATTACCCAGGATCTCGGCAGCATTCTGCACATGTACATTGGGCATGAGATATTCAGGGATATATCGGCTTCAGTGTCGCGTGCCGTCTCGCCGGAGACCATCTCCTACCGCGCGGACATCGACGACGACTTCCTGAGGCAGGTGGGCTACCGGATCAGCGCTGAACTGGAAGAGGAGACGTCGGTCGGCCGCTTCCTGGTGGATAGCCTTGCCCGGTCCATGGCCGCCCATCTCGTTGCCAAATACGCAGACGCCCCGCTCCCGCACCGGCAGAGCCCGACCGTCGAGCATACCAAGATGCGCCGGGTGATCGACTACATAAACGACAATCTGGCGTCCGAGATTTCGCTGTCGGACCTGTCCGACATCGCGTGCCTCAGCCACCATCATTTTGCGCGGGCGTTTCGATCGGCCGTGGGTGTCCCTCCGCATCGGTTCATCAGCTCACTTCGGTTGCAGCGCGCCCAAGAGATGCTCGCTCACACGCAATCAAGCTTGACGGAAATTGCTTATTCTTGTCGGTTTTCGTCCCAGTCCACCTTCACCCGGGCCTTCCGGCGCCACGTTGGTATGTCGCCCGGCGAATATCGGCGGAAGGCGGCCGGCTAGAACGGCAGCGCTCTCGGCATTGAAAAAGGGGCGGCGGACCACCGGGGGGAAATGATCCGCCGCCCGCCGGCCTCAGCCCTTCACGAAGGCGAGGAGGTCCGGATTGATAACGTCGGCGTGCGTCGTCAGCATCCCGTGCGGGAAGCCGGGATAGATCTTCAGGGTGCTGTTCTTGATCAGCTTCGCCTGGAGCAGCGCCGCGTCCTTGTAGGGCACCACCTGATCGTCGTCGCCCTGCAGGACCAGGGTCGGGACGGTGATGGCCTTGAGATCGTCGGTCTGGTCGGTCTCGGAGAAGGCCTTGATGCCTTCATACTGGGCGACGGCGCCGCCCATCATGCCCTGGCGCCACCAGTTCAGGATCACGCCCTGCGAGACCTTGGCGTCGGGACGGTTGAAGCCGTAGAACGGGCCCGAAGCCACGTCCATGTAGAACTGCGAGCGATTGGCGGCGAGCGCGCTGCGGAAGCCGTCGAACACCGAGAGCGGCGTGCCTTCGGGATTGTTGGGCGTCTTGAGCATCAGCGGGGGGATGGCGGCGACGAGAACCGCCTTGGCGACCCGGCCCTGCGGCTGGCCGAACTTGGCCACATAGCGCGCGACCTCGCCGCCACCGGTGGAATGGCCGATGTGGACGACGTTCCGCAGGTTCAGATGCTCGACCACCGCAGAGGCGTCGGCCGCATAGCGGTCGATGGTGTTGCCGGTGTCGACCTGGGTGGAACGGCCATGGCCGCGACGGTCATGCGCCACCACGCGGTAGCCCTTGGAGAGGAAGAACAGGAGCTGCGCATCCCAGTCATCCGCCGAGAGCGGCCAGCCATGATGGAAATGGATCGGCTGGGCATCCTTCGGACCCCAGTCCTTGAAGAAGATTTCCGTCCCGTCGGCCGTCTTCACAAAGCCGCTGCTCATCCGAGTCTCTCCATTGGTCTTCGTCGCGCCGGAATTGGCAGTGACGGTGCTTGCGATGGCGCTTGCCGAGAACATCGTGGTCGCCGCAAGGCCGGCGGCCATGCCGACCAGCTCGCGGCGGTTCATCTGAAGGCGCTCCGTCTGAACCGCGACCGGCCCACCGGAATGAATGTTCGACTCGTCTGCGCGTCCGGGAGGGGTTGGGAACATGCCCATGGCCGTGATGTCCTGCTGCCATTGCTTACCTGATCAAGCTAGACAGGGCGGCGTGGGCGGAAAATTGTACGGGCATATCACCCCCGTATACGTAGGTTTAGGTCTTCAATCCGGTTACGTGCCGTCCCGTTTGCACAGAAAAACAATGTGCAAGGTGCCGGTTCAGACGTCATGACGATCCGATCGTCTCATCCAAAAGTGGTGGGAGACAACGGACTTGGAGTCCGGAGGCGGCAACGGACCTTGCGGCCCGCGAAATGCATTTGCATTACACAAGGTAAGGGGTGAGATCAGTGTCCGCCGTGCCGCTTCCTCCGAAGGCAATGGCGCCTGCGTTCAGCTCGCCAGCCAGGCTTCCTGGCCATCCAGCTCCAGCAGCAGGCGGCGCGCGGCTTCATTGTCGATGAGATGCTCGGCCACCATCACCGCGATCTCGGCCCGCTGTGCGTGAAGGCCGGCCAGCCGCAGACGCCGTTCGGCGGTGCCGCGCAGCTCTGCGGCGCTCCGGTCGCTGTCCGATGCGCTCAGCCGCTCCACCTGCCGGCGATAGGACGACAGGACCGCGGCGGACGCCTCCTGCCAGAGCAGCGGTTCGCCGTTCGCTTCGTCGCCCTGTTCGAGCGCCATCCGCTCCACTGCGGCGATCGCGGCCTGTGCCGTGCGCAGCCGTGCCGCTTGCTGTTCGGCGTCCTCGTCCTCGGCTGCCGCCGCTAGCTGCCCCGCGAGCAGGGGCAGTGCGATGTTTGCGACGATGAGCGAGGTCAGGATAACACCAGCGGCAATGGCGATGACAAGGTCGCGCGCGGGGAAGGGGAGGCCGCCGGGCAGTGTCATGGGCAGAGCAAGCGCGGCGGCGAGCGTGACCGCTCCGCGCACGCCGGAGAATGTCATCGCGAGGACCTTCAGCACGCGCACTTTCGTGCCGACCGCGTCCCGTTGCTGCCGCTCGTGCCAGGCCACCATGGCGCCCACCCACAGCAGACGCACCAGCGTCAGCGCCGTCGCGGCCGCGGCGATATAGAGCCCCAGCCGAAGGACGGGCAGGTGCCCCCCGAGCGCGGTGCTCGCGAGTGCCTTTTCGACGATGCCGGGCAATTGCTCTCCCAGAAGGACGAAAATGACCCCGTTGAGCGTGAATTCCAGTGTCTCCCAGATGGCCGCCCGGCGGAGCCGCGTGACCGGGAGAGCGTTGCCGCCCAGTTCCCACCGCCCCATGGCGACGCCAGCCGCGACGGCTGCGAGGATGCCGGAAGCGCCGAGTGCGACGGCTGCGTGATAGGCCGCATAGGGGAACAGCAGGCTGATGAGGATCTGCGTTGCCGTGGTTTCTCCAAGGCGCGCCAGGATCGCATTCTTGAGCATCAGGATCATCACGCCGACGCCAGCGCCGATCGCCAGCCCGCCGGCGCCGATCCAGATCATTTCTCCCAGGATGAAAGGGCCGGAGGGAGTGGCCGTCGACCCAAGGACGACGACATAATGCAGACAGATGAGCGCCGAGGCGTCGTTGAGGAGCGCCTCGCCTTCGATGATCCGGCCGGCACGGCGGGACAACGGCGCCCGCTTCAGCAGGGACGTTCCGGCGATGGCGTCGGTGGGGGAGAGCACGGCCACCAGCGCCAGTGTCGCGACGAGCGGCATGTGCGGAATGAGCGCGTGCAGGCCGGGTCCGACACAGAGCACGGTCACCAGCACGAGCCCCACGGCCAGCGAAGCGATCGGGCCGGCTCGCGATATGAGCTCGTGACCGGAAAACCGCCAACCGTCCACGAAGAGCAGCGGTGGCAGGAAGAGCACGAAGAACAGGTCCGGATTGATGCTGACGGCATCGATCCCGAGGCGACCCATGGCAGCACCCAGGGCAATCTGCACCAGGGGCGGTGCCACGCGCGGCAGCAGCCGGCTGATCCAGCTGCTCATCACCACTGCGATGACCAGGATGAGAACGAGATTGAGTGTCGCCATGATTGTGCCGTGTGCCTGATGGCCGGACGTGCACCGCTGCCCTAACGTGAGCTGTCAGAAATGGACGCCGGAGATCCATGGAGGTTGGCCATGTGAAGCCCGCCCACCTGTGCGCCGGACCTTGGTCCGATCTGTGGCAGCGGAGGACGATCAGAACGCGGCCTTCAGGCGCGGCGACATCCGGCCATTCGGCCACTCTCGGGATGCGCGGCTTTCCCGCGCATCCCTTTGCTGCCGGTTCAGCCCTTTACAACCGCTTGGCGGGTCGCCCGGAGCGACGACAGGAGCGGATCACCCACGTCGAGATGGCCCTCGACGAGATGGCGCGGCGTCAGCGCCAGCCAGTTGTTGAGCGAGACGTCCTTATACTCGCCGGTGTGGAAGACGTTGAGCACGCGTACCGGCTCATCGCCGATGTTCTCGATATAATGTGCCAGCGTCTTGGGCACGTAGCCCACATCGCCCGGCACGAAATCGAAGGTGCGGGCATTGGCCACCGCATCGAACACGGTCATGCGCGTCTTGCCGCTGATGTAATACTGGATCTCGTCCGCGTCCGGATGCCAGTGGATCTCGCGCATGCCGCCGGGTTCCAGATCGATGAACAGCGCCGCGAGGTTGGTGACGGCGAAGCTCTTGGAATCCACCACCTTGGTGGCGCCGCCGGGGAACGGAGTCGCGGCGATCTGCGAGGCGCGGAAGACATATCTGTCCGTGAAGGTCGCGGCGCCCAGCGACTTGCGCACGTCCTCGAGCGGCGGCGGCACGGGCTGACGGAAGATGTACTTTTCGTGCCCCGGGATGCCGTCGAAGGCTTCCACGGGAACGCCGAAGTTCTTGGCCAGAACGTCCCTCGGAGTATGGGCGAACAGCTCCGTGACCAGAAGCGTCTGGTTCTCGGAGAAGTTGCCGTCGTTGAAGACGAGGACGAATTCCGTCCCTTCCTCAAGGCCCTGGATGGCATGCGGGAAGCCTGCGGGCGCCAGCCACAGGTCGCCGGGACCGAGGTCCTCGACCAGCGTCTGGCGCTGGTCATCGACGAGATAGAAGCGCACCCGGCCGTTGAGCACGTAGGCCCATTCGGCTTCCTTGTGCCAGTGCAACTCGCGCACCACGCCGGGCGGCAGGCGCATGTTGACCATGGCGAGTTCCTTCAGCGTGCCGAGCTCGCGCTGCGTGACCTCGCGGGCCCAGCCGCCATCCTCCAGGCGGTTGTGCGCCATGGCGAAGGGGAACTTGAGGTTCGGGATGCCCCCGTGGTCGGTGAGGGGCGGGATGAGGATGTCCGGGTTCTGGGCTTCGACCTGCGGGTTGCGGGGGCCGACGATATCGGCGCCCATGGTGCCGACGATGGGCTGCTTCAGGATTGTCATCGGGAACTCCTTGCCAATCGACTGGTGTGGTGGGCGGCGGCCCGTGCAGGGCCGATCGTGCCCCGCCGTGTTGTGGCGCAGGGACGCAGCCGCGAATGGCCGGATGCGGCGATGCCCCATCTGCGCCAGGATCGCCCTAAGCAGTCGAACAATGACCGGAGTGCAGCGGGCTTCCCAGATGGATGCCCATATAGCCAAGGCATACGCTCGTATGCCGGTGTGAGGGCCGGTCCGGGGCCGGTTCGCCTTCCGTATGATGGCGACGGCCCTCGCCGGGTGCGACCGTCATGAGGTTCGTGCCCGCTGATCTTCGCTCCGCGATGGGGCGCACAGAAGCGGATCCGCGGCATCAGAATGTGCATCCGGTCACCAGCGAACTGTCCGAATCTGTGTCAGGGGGCGTGGCCGCCGGATGCGTATCCTCTGGCTACGTAAGGCTCGGATGACGGACATGACGTCGAACATCTCTCCTCAGACAACGGCGCTGTCACAGGCCGGAGCCGGAATGCCGGTCACGCCGGTTCGCAGCGACGCCGGCCTCGATCGCGCGACACCGCGTCATCCCTTGACCTTCGCCCTGACGCTCACGGGTCTCGCCGGCTTCCTCGATGCCGCGGCCTATGTCCGGTTCGATCACCTCTATGTGTCCTTCATGAGCGGAAACAGCACCCATCTGGGCATGACGCTCGCGGATGGGGCCGTTCCGGACATGTTGGTCATCCTCGGTGTGGTGGGCGCCTTCGTCGCGGGCGCAGCCGCCGGCACCAGAATCGCGGATCACGCCAGCTCGGGTCTCGCCCCGCGAGTGCTTGCCCTTGAAGTTGCATTGATGGTCATGGCCCTCGGTGCTTCGCTCGCCTCCTGGTCGCTCATCTGTCTGATGAGTGTCGCGCTCACCATGGGCCTTCAGAACGTTCTGCATCAGGCGGTGGGCGGTGTGGATGTCGGCAAGGGGTTTGTCACCGGCATGCTGTTCCGCCTCGGTCAGTCGCTTGCACGTGTGCCGGAGGGGCGGGCGACGCTGGCCGGCGCCCTGATGTCGCTGCTGAACTGGTTGGCTTTCATCGCTGGTGCCGCGACGGGGGCCCTGGTGGTTCGCCGGCTGGGATTTACCCCATGCCTTGGCGCAGCGGTGGCCCTGATCGCCGTCATGCTCCTGATGGCGCGAGCCGCAGATCGAAAGCGGAGCGGATCTGCTTCGCCCGTCCAAACCTAGGTATGGCCGCGATACGCCAAGAGCCAATTCACCGCCGCCGGCATCGCTTCGACAATGCGGGTGTCAATGCGCCGCCTCGACCGGAGCCGGAGCATTGTCGCGACAAGGAGCGGCACAATGACAGAGCAGTCCGTCCCCCCAACCGGGGCCTTACCGGCTGGCGTGCAGGCGCCAGATTTCACCCTTTCCGCGACGCCGGACCAGACCTTGTCCCTCTCCGAGATGAGGGGCCACCCGGTCATTCTCGCCTTCTATCCGGCGGACTGGAGCCCGGTCTGCGGCGATGAGATGAGCCTGCTCAACGCGGTTCTGCCGGAGTTCCATCGTCTGGGCGCTCAACTCGTCGGCATTTCCGCGGATGGTGTCTGGTGCCATGCGGCCTTTGCGGCCGAACGCAAGCTGCATTTCCCGCTGCTGGCCGACTTCGAGCCGAAGGGCGAGGTCGCCCGACGCTATGGCGTGTATCGTGTACAGGACGGCGTTGCAGACCGCGCGCTGTTCGTGATCGATGCCGAGGGTGTCATCCGCTGGTCCTACGTGTCGCCGCTCGGCATCAATCCTGGCGCGGACGGAATTCTCGAGGCGCTGGAGAAGCTGAGCGTTCGCACGGAAGGAGCGGTGTCATGAGCCGGCCCATCCCCTCGCTGGCGGCCGACGACCATATTCTCGGCACTCCCAGCTTCTCCGTCACGCTGGTCGAATATGGCGATTACCAATGCCCCTATTGTGGCGAGGCCTATCCGGTCCTCAAGGCCGTGCAGCGGGCCATGGGCGCGGACCTTCGCTTCGTGTTCCGGAACTTCCCGCTCGTCGAAGTGCACGCTCATGCTCTGCGTGCCGCCCAGTTCGCCGAGGCCGCCGCCGAAGCGGGCCTGTTCTGGGAAGCGCACGACATGCTCTACGAGAATCAGGATGCCCTCGGCGACCGCCACCTTGAGGCCTACGCTGATCAATTGGGGATCGACCGGGCCATCCTGGCGGCCGCGTTCGAAGGGCGTCACGACGAGAAGATCCAGCGGGACTTCCTCGGCGGCGTGCGGGGCGGCGTGAACGGCACGCCGAGCCTGTTCATCAATGGCCAACTCTATGAAGGGCCGCCGGAACCGGAAAGCCTTATCTCCGTGCTCAGCCGGGCGGCGACGACGCGCGTGTAGCTCGACTCCAGCGCTCGCTGCGCGTCCGTGACAGGGCAGGCGGCTGGTCTTCAGGCCGCCCGCCGCCACCGCTTCATGTGGCGTGGTGGGTGGAACGCCGGGCGCCGCAGCAATCGGTATCATTTGGTGCCGAGAGCGGCAGTGGCGCATCTCCGCTGTAGGATAATACAGATTTCTTCCGGTTGATCGTCATTTCTGAACGACCATTAAGTCATCTGTCGTTCAGATAGATTTGAGGCTCTTCGTCAATCAAAGGTTGTGTATTCGGCAATTTGAATTTTTTGAGCTGTTCTCGTGCAGAACGTCTGGCGTTCCGCGAAACGATCCGCTAGTGTCTCTGCGTAATAGCAGATTGATCGCCCGCTCATCGGGCGGCGAGGTCCGACCTCAGGATCTCTGGATCAAAGGCATGATGCCGCTTCTGCTATGCCGGTGAGAACCCGGTATGTCCCTACATCATGTTCATTCCAATGATGGGACATCAGTCATGACCAGCATCATCACCAACAATGCCGCCAGCGTTGCTCTCGCGACCCTGCGCTCCATCAACGACAGCCTCAACACCACCAACGACCGCGTCTCCACCGGCAAGAAGATCAATTCTGCCGCTGACGGCGCCGCCTACTGGAACATCTCCACCACCCTGACGTCGGACAACGGCGCGCTCGGCGCGGTGAAGGATGCCATCAACCTCGATCTGGCCTCGGTGAAGACGACCAACACCGGCGTCACCCAGATCATGAACAGCCTGAACACCATCAAGCAGGCTCTCGTCAGCGCCCAGTCCTCCACGGCTGATCGCACCTCCCTGCAGAAGAACATCGCCAACGCCGTCTCCGACATCAAGTCGGCGGCTTCCTCGGCGGTGGTGAACGGCGCCAACTGGCTCTCGGTCGACAGCTCGGCCACGGGCTTCAACGCCAACAAGAGCCTGCTCGCGAACTTCTCGCGCACCAGCGGCGTCGTGTCGGTCGGCTCCACCACGCTCGATACCGGCGCCTTCGCCGTCTATGACGCGAAGACCAACGGTACGGCGACGGGCACCAGCTCCACGATCGACAAGGCCGTGACTGCGGTTGCCACCAGCGCCACTGTCTCCGGCGGTCTGACCGTCGCCGTCGGCACCAACGCCGGCAACCTCAAGGGCTTCATGGACACCACCTACTCGATCAGCGGTTCCGTCGGCGGGACCACGGTCGCGGCGTTCACGGCGTCCATCGCCGACATCGACATCTCCGCTCTCACCAGCAGCGACGTCGACCTGGCGAAGCTCTCTTCCTACATGAAGATCGTGTCCGCCACGATCGACGGCCTGCAGAACGGTTCGACGGCTCTCGGCACCACCCAGACCCGCCTGACCTCGCAGCAGAGCTTCGCCCAGTCCCTGATCGACATCAACACGTCGTCGATCGGCTCGCTGGTCGATGCCAACATGGAAGAAGAGTCCACGAAGCTGAAGGCCCTGCAGACCCAGCAGCAGCTGGCGGTGCAGTCGCTCTCGATCGCGAACAACTCGACCTCCAACATCATGACCCTCTTCCGTTGAGATCCGCTCCGGCGGCTGACGGCTCCGCAATCGCGGGCTCGCCGCCGCCGGGTCAGGGTCAACGGCCGGGAACAGGTGTGGTGGGTATTTTCCACACTGGCCGG
The Azorhizobium caulinodans ORS 571 genome window above contains:
- a CDS encoding helix-turn-helix domain-containing protein encodes the protein MAGVHEFGRIKFPRGEVLASSARRNWTGMAAEIRNHPAGEIPPPVPQQMEVTLALRGSDAGRVERRGNGEFQDTAARAGTLWLCPIGVVEDSIRITQDLGSILHMYIGHEIFRDISASVSRAVSPETISYRADIDDDFLRQVGYRISAELEEETSVGRFLVDSLARSMAAHLVAKYADAPLPHRQSPTVEHTKMRRVIDYINDNLASEISLSDLSDIACLSHHHFARAFRSAVGVPPHRFISSLRLQRAQEMLAHTQSSLTEIAYSCRFSSQSTFTRAFRRHVGMSPGEYRRKAAG
- a CDS encoding alpha/beta fold hydrolase, with protein sequence MSSGFVKTADGTEIFFKDWGPKDAQPIHFHHGWPLSADDWDAQLLFFLSKGYRVVAHDRRGHGRSTQVDTGNTIDRYAADASAVVEHLNLRNVVHIGHSTGGGEVARYVAKFGQPQGRVAKAVLVAAIPPLMLKTPNNPEGTPLSVFDGFRSALAANRSQFYMDVASGPFYGFNRPDAKVSQGVILNWWRQGMMGGAVAQYEGIKAFSETDQTDDLKAITVPTLVLQGDDDQVVPYKDAALLQAKLIKNSTLKIYPGFPHGMLTTHADVINPDLLAFVKG
- a CDS encoding Na+/H+ antiporter, coding for MATLNLVLILVIAVVMSSWISRLLPRVAPPLVQIALGAAMGRLGIDAVSINPDLFFVLFLPPLLFVDGWRFSGHELISRAGPIASLAVGLVLVTVLCVGPGLHALIPHMPLVATLALVAVLSPTDAIAGTSLLKRAPLSRRAGRIIEGEALLNDASALICLHYVVVLGSTATPSGPFILGEMIWIGAGGLAIGAGVGVMILMLKNAILARLGETTATQILISLLFPYAAYHAAVALGASGILAAVAAGVAMGRWELGGNALPVTRLRRAAIWETLEFTLNGVIFVLLGEQLPGIVEKALASTALGGHLPVLRLGLYIAAAATALTLVRLLWVGAMVAWHERQQRDAVGTKVRVLKVLAMTFSGVRGAVTLAAALALPMTLPGGLPFPARDLVIAIAAGVILTSLIVANIALPLLAGQLAAAAEDEDAEQQAARLRTAQAAIAAVERMALEQGDEANGEPLLWQEASAAVLSSYRRQVERLSASDSDRSAAELRGTAERRLRLAGLHAQRAEIAVMVAEHLIDNEAARRLLLELDGQEAWLAS
- a CDS encoding cupin domain-containing protein; the protein is MTILKQPIVGTMGADIVGPRNPQVEAQNPDILIPPLTDHGGIPNLKFPFAMAHNRLEDGGWAREVTQRELGTLKELAMVNMRLPPGVVRELHWHKEAEWAYVLNGRVRFYLVDDQRQTLVEDLGPGDLWLAPAGFPHAIQGLEEGTEFVLVFNDGNFSENQTLLVTELFAHTPRDVLAKNFGVPVEAFDGIPGHEKYIFRQPVPPPLEDVRKSLGAATFTDRYVFRASQIAATPFPGGATKVVDSKSFAVTNLAALFIDLEPGGMREIHWHPDADEIQYYISGKTRMTVFDAVANARTFDFVPGDVGYVPKTLAHYIENIGDEPVRVLNVFHTGEYKDVSLNNWLALTPRHLVEGHLDVGDPLLSSLRATRQAVVKG
- a CDS encoding YoaK family protein, whose translation is MTSNISPQTTALSQAGAGMPVTPVRSDAGLDRATPRHPLTFALTLTGLAGFLDAAAYVRFDHLYVSFMSGNSTHLGMTLADGAVPDMLVILGVVGAFVAGAAAGTRIADHASSGLAPRVLALEVALMVMALGASLASWSLICLMSVALTMGLQNVLHQAVGGVDVGKGFVTGMLFRLGQSLARVPEGRATLAGALMSLLNWLAFIAGAATGALVVRRLGFTPCLGAAVALIAVMLLMARAADRKRSGSASPVQT
- a CDS encoding redoxin domain-containing protein, translated to MTEQSVPPTGALPAGVQAPDFTLSATPDQTLSLSEMRGHPVILAFYPADWSPVCGDEMSLLNAVLPEFHRLGAQLVGISADGVWCHAAFAAERKLHFPLLADFEPKGEVARRYGVYRVQDGVADRALFVIDAEGVIRWSYVSPLGINPGADGILEALEKLSVRTEGAVS
- a CDS encoding DsbA family protein; its protein translation is MSRPIPSLAADDHILGTPSFSVTLVEYGDYQCPYCGEAYPVLKAVQRAMGADLRFVFRNFPLVEVHAHALRAAQFAEAAAEAGLFWEAHDMLYENQDALGDRHLEAYADQLGIDRAILAAAFEGRHDEKIQRDFLGGVRGGVNGTPSLFINGQLYEGPPEPESLISVLSRAATTRV
- a CDS encoding flagellin, with the protein product MTSIITNNAASVALATLRSINDSLNTTNDRVSTGKKINSAADGAAYWNISTTLTSDNGALGAVKDAINLDLASVKTTNTGVTQIMNSLNTIKQALVSAQSSTADRTSLQKNIANAVSDIKSAASSAVVNGANWLSVDSSATGFNANKSLLANFSRTSGVVSVGSTTLDTGAFAVYDAKTNGTATGTSSTIDKAVTAVATSATVSGGLTVAVGTNAGNLKGFMDTTYSISGSVGGTTVAAFTASIADIDISALTSSDVDLAKLSSYMKIVSATIDGLQNGSTALGTTQTRLTSQQSFAQSLIDINTSSIGSLVDANMEEESTKLKALQTQQQLAVQSLSIANNSTSNIMTLFR